TATTACGCGCAACAGCAGTCCGTTTGCGGAGTTTTTGATGATGCATAAACATGCTACTAAAGTTGTTCCAATGTTTTCACCGCTTCTTTTGAATGAACCCATTCCCGATAATGGCCGCATGAAGCTTTCCGATAATCCGGGTTTTGGCGTCGAATTGAATCGAGAAATTTTAATGCCTTTGGGTAACGTTTCCTCTGCGCCGTCTTAGCATGTCGGAACCAATTAGACTCCTAAAAACATTAAAACTCCTTACTATCAAAATCTTACACTGGTTATTAGATAATCGTTAGCAGAGATTCGTATCGCATTCAGGCGGGATAGGGAAAGAAGGATGATATGTTCGTGAAACGTGTGCAACTGTTTGTGACATGCTTAGCGGATCTCATGCACCCCAAAGCGGCGATTGCCGCGGTGCATGTGCTGGAACGGCGAAAAGTCTCCGTCGAATTTCCCGAGAATCAAACGTGTTGTGGTCAATTTAGCTACAATGCGGGCTATCACCACGAGGCCGCCATCTTGGCGAGACATTTCCTCACGGTTTTTGAAGCCGGCACTCACGGTGAATCCCCGGACATTGTGTCGTTGTCGGGGTCGTGTGCCGCGATGGTTATCCAGACCTATCCGCAATTATTATATGAAGATGCCTTAGCACAAGGCGAATCCGAAGACGTGGCCGAACACTGGAAACAACGGGCCGTGCAATTAGGAGAACGTCTCCATGAATGGTCGATGTGGCTGAACCAGCATTGTCCGTCGGCACCCGCGACCACCCCGACAATCCCTGTCGCCTATCATTTGGGCTGTCATATGCGCCGGTTGTTGCCGGGTGCGCAGGATGCGGCACAAATGTTAGGACATTACGGCATCGAAGCCTTAGAACCCGACGATGCGGAGCAATGTTGTGGGTTTGGTGGGACGTACAGTGTGACAGAACCCGTGATCTCGACCACGTTAGCGGATGAGAAATGGCAACACATCGACCAATTACGGGAGAGCACGGGGGCCCTGTGCTTGACCAGTGCGGATCTCGGATGTCTTCTCCATCTGAAAGGCCGCCTCATCCGGCAAGGCTCACAATTCCCCGCGTGCCATGTGGCGGAATTGGTGGATTTGGCGGATCAAAAGCGTCTGTCCGTGGAACAGATTCAGGCGGCCGGACTGAAGGGAGGCCAATAAATGGCGGGACAACTCCCTTATGATCATCGCCCCTGGGCACTTAGGCGCACGCTCGCTCTGCACGATCACACGATGCGCAACACGATCGGTTTTGTGACACGGCGCTTTACCGTCGCCAAACGGGAAGCGTACCGCCAACATCCCGAGCTGGAAACTGCTCGCCTTGTGGCGGTTCAAGAAAAGCGCCAAGCCATTCGCGACCTCCCGGAACTCCTCGCAACACTCCGAGCGCGTATTGAAGAGCATGGCGGACAAACCTATCTTGCGGCGAATGCTCACGACGCCGTTCATCGTGTTCTGAACATTGCCCACCATGAGCAGGTCCGTTTGGTGATCAAGAGTAAATCGATGGTGACCGAAGAAATTGAATTAAACCGCGCCTTGGAGCAAGCAGGCATTGTGGTCCGGGAAACCGATCTCGGGGAATACATCATCCAATTAGCCCACGAGAAACCCTCTCATATCCTCGCACCCGCCGCGCATCGGAACCGTCATCAAATCGATGAATTATTCGAACACGATGCGGCCCAGCAGGGGGTGATGCCACCCCGGAGCGATGACATTCACGATTTGACGGCGTATGCCCGGCAACGATTACGGCAGGAGTTTCTGGCCGCCGATATGGGCGTCACGGGGGGGAATTTCTTGGTCGCAGAAACCGGGACGCTGGTTCTCATTACCAATGAAGGGAATGCCGATATGGTCACCACCCTGCCGCGGATTCTCGTGTCGATTGTGGGCGTCGAGAAAGTGATCCGCGACTGGGCCTCTTTAATTCACCTGATTCAACAACCGGCGATGAGTGGGATTGGCCGTCATCTTTCGTCGTATACGACCCTCGTGCAGGGGCCCAAACAGGCGGGATCGGCCGATGGTCCGATGCAGTGGCACGTGATATTGGTGGACAACGGGCGCATGGCTTTGCGGGATACGGCCTTTGAGGATGTGTTGAGCTGTATCCGGTGTGGCGCATGTTTAAATGTCTGCCCCGTCTTTCGCGAAGTGGGGGGCCATGCGTACGGCAGTGTGTATCCGGGTCCCATTGGCATCGTCGAAACCCCGTTGTTGACAGATTTCGCGATGTTGCCGGAGTTGCCTTCTTCGTTGTGCACGCTCTGCCATGCGTGCCAAGAAGCGTGCCCCATGGAGATCAACTTACCCCAACATATTGTTGATTTGCGCCGTATCCAGGTCCAACGTAAAATGACGCCGGGCCTGTGGGATTGGACGATGAAAACCTGGGCCCGTTTTTGGTCGACTCCCGGCGGATATCGGCGTTCGGTTCGTATTGCCCGCCTGGCCACCCGCTTATCCGGCCAACACCAATCGCTGCATGCGGCACCGGGAGTCTTTGCGGGATGGTTTGAAACCCGCGATATGCCCGCCGTGGCCGATCAAACCTTTCATGAATGGTGGCCAAAGCGGCATCAACCCACATCAACCGATCAATGACGGGAGGAGGATGCGGTGATGCGTGTGATACAACAATTTGATCAACAATGGCAGAAGAACGGGGCAAAAATTTATCATGTGGCGCCTTCCGAACTTTTTCTAGATTCAACTCCTCTTCCGCACGTGATGGGTGAAAGCAGAGGAATTTATCCCGAGGGTCTCGATGGCACCTGCGTGTAAATCGTGTCTGTGAAACCCAATGCGGCCAAAATGGCCGCTACCGGCTGGGTGTGAACCGCCGGGACAAAGAGTTGACGGGTCTGGGCATCGAGGGGCATGACAATCAGTCCGCGCAGATGATGTAACACTTCCTGCCCGGTGGGCCGCGCCAATAGACCGCGGGTTGGCGTGGGAAGGGGCGGGGCCTGTCGCGCCCGGCGTTCGATGAGGCTGAGTACCAACGCGGCGAGCAAGAGCACATAGCCTAAGGCCTCGACCCGTTCCGGCTTTTGCACATAGAGCGCATCCACAAAGGTCGGATCTTTTAAAAAGCGAAAGCGTTGTTCAATGACGGTCTGCCCTTTGTATTCTTCGAGTAATCGGCGGGCATCAAAGGGCGTGGAGGGCAGATTCGTGATTAACACAAAGGTGGCTGCCCGGTCCTGTGCTGCCTGCACGCGTTCGATTCCGCCCCCCAATTTTGGACAT
This genomic interval from Sulfobacillus thermosulfidooxidans DSM 9293 contains the following:
- a CDS encoding (Fe-S)-binding protein — translated: MKRVQLFVTCLADLMHPKAAIAAVHVLERRKVSVEFPENQTCCGQFSYNAGYHHEAAILARHFLTVFEAGTHGESPDIVSLSGSCAAMVIQTYPQLLYEDALAQGESEDVAEHWKQRAVQLGERLHEWSMWLNQHCPSAPATTPTIPVAYHLGCHMRRLLPGAQDAAQMLGHYGIEALEPDDAEQCCGFGGTYSVTEPVISTTLADEKWQHIDQLRESTGALCLTSADLGCLLHLKGRLIRQGSQFPACHVAELVDLADQKRLSVEQIQAAGLKGGQ
- a CDS encoding lactate utilization protein B; amino-acid sequence: MAGQLPYDHRPWALRRTLALHDHTMRNTIGFVTRRFTVAKREAYRQHPELETARLVAVQEKRQAIRDLPELLATLRARIEEHGGQTYLAANAHDAVHRVLNIAHHEQVRLVIKSKSMVTEEIELNRALEQAGIVVRETDLGEYIIQLAHEKPSHILAPAAHRNRHQIDELFEHDAAQQGVMPPRSDDIHDLTAYARQRLRQEFLAADMGVTGGNFLVAETGTLVLITNEGNADMVTTLPRILVSIVGVEKVIRDWASLIHLIQQPAMSGIGRHLSSYTTLVQGPKQAGSADGPMQWHVILVDNGRMALRDTAFEDVLSCIRCGACLNVCPVFREVGGHAYGSVYPGPIGIVETPLLTDFAMLPELPSSLCTLCHACQEACPMEINLPQHIVDLRRIQVQRKMTPGLWDWTMKTWARFWSTPGGYRRSVRIARLATRLSGQHQSLHAAPGVFAGWFETRDMPAVADQTFHEWWPKRHQPTSTDQ